From Streptomyces durmitorensis, a single genomic window includes:
- a CDS encoding enoyl-CoA hydratase, producing the protein MTTETTETTETAETAETAEATESYETIRIERKGRTALLTLDRPKSLNALNLQVMNEIVAATADLDRDPGIGCIVLTGSPKAFAAGADIKEMRPQSYMDMYLSDWFTAWDRLGALRTPTVAAVSGYALGGGCELAMLCDILLAADTAVFGQPEIKLGVIPGIGGSQRLTRAVGKAKAMEMCLTGRTMDADEAERAGLVSRVVPAGDLVGEALAVAETVAGMSLPVAMMAKEAVSRAFETTLAEGVRFERRLFHAVFATADQKEGMAAFVEKRQPGFTHS; encoded by the coding sequence ATGACCACGGAGACCACGGAGACCACGGAGACCGCGGAGACCGCGGAGACGGCTGAGGCCACGGAGTCGTACGAGACGATCCGCATCGAGCGGAAAGGCCGCACCGCGCTGCTCACGCTCGACCGCCCCAAGTCCCTGAACGCACTCAACCTCCAAGTGATGAACGAGATCGTCGCCGCGACGGCTGACCTGGACCGGGACCCGGGCATCGGCTGCATCGTCCTCACCGGATCACCGAAGGCGTTCGCCGCCGGGGCCGACATCAAGGAGATGCGGCCCCAGAGCTACATGGACATGTACCTCAGCGACTGGTTCACCGCCTGGGACCGGCTCGGGGCGCTGCGCACGCCGACGGTCGCGGCCGTCTCTGGTTACGCGCTCGGCGGAGGCTGCGAGCTGGCCATGCTGTGCGACATCCTGCTGGCCGCCGACACCGCCGTGTTCGGACAGCCCGAGATCAAACTGGGCGTCATCCCCGGCATCGGCGGCTCGCAGCGGCTGACCCGAGCGGTGGGGAAGGCCAAGGCCATGGAGATGTGTCTGACCGGCAGGACCATGGACGCCGACGAGGCTGAGCGGGCCGGGCTCGTCTCCCGGGTGGTGCCCGCCGGTGATCTCGTCGGCGAGGCACTCGCCGTCGCCGAGACCGTCGCGGGGATGTCCCTGCCCGTCGCGATGATGGCGAAGGAGGCGGTGTCACGCGCCTTCGAGACGACCCTCGCGGAGGGCGTCCGCTTCGAACGCCGCCTTTTCCACGCCGTGTTCGCGACCGCGGACCAGAAGGAGGGGATGGCCGCCTTCGTCGAGAAGCGACAGCCCGGCTTCACGCACTCTTGA